A stretch of DNA from Triticum dicoccoides isolate Atlit2015 ecotype Zavitan chromosome 2A, WEW_v2.0, whole genome shotgun sequence:
GAATGAGGCCACAACACATTAAAAGCCAAGGGCAGATCCAGTGTGGGTTCGTGTAAGGCGGCTTCCTCGGGTCAATTCTGGATTTTAGGAGTCCCCCCCCCCCCGTGCTACTTTGGCCACCATGGAGGGCGAGAGCGGCAATCTATGTTCTTTTTCCGGGTCTGCATGTCTGCATCGTTAGTGAGATCAAGCAGGAAGATGAAAGGAGAGAAGATACGGTTTCATTTTACGAGATGGGCTAGAATTAAATCACAGAAATTGGTAGGACGGACCCAGTTGAATTTAAGCTCATTAGTGTCTATGCACGGTTGAGCCTTGACACTCCCAATTCCGTTGGCTTCCCAATGGTCGATTGATCTGAAAAATCCACAAACGTTGACACGCCGCCTCACCGCGGTGCTGCCAAAGTACCACCGATGGCGCTGGATGGGGAAGATGAAGTCCACCTGTTTCCGCCGAGGGTGTCGTCTGAACGGGAGACATCATCGCCATAATAACGCGCCCCACTCGAAATTGCAAGGGAGCAGCCAACAGAGGAAGCAGCAGGCTATTATGCTCTCTCTGCAATCTTGTCTTCTGCCAGATTGTAGGAGTTCAAACTACACTTCATATAAATTTCAGTTGAGAATGAAGCTACTTCGAACAATTAGTTTTGTTGATTATCTTGCCTGATTGCATACTACTTTGGCAATTAATTTTGTTGAATGTCTTATTTAATTGTATCATTGTGTTGATTTTTTGTTTCCTTTAGAAATCCTCCATGGCTAACTTCAAATCCTGGATCCGCCACTATTAAAAGAGGTGGGAGACGTGTACTAGTAACATCTCTTAGTTGTCCGGCAAAATCGTGAGTGAGGCCACAACACATTAAAAGTGATGGAAGACATGAGCCAGGTCGGTGTGCTAGAAACATTTCTTAGTTGTCCGGCAAATTCATATGTGAGGCCACACCACATTAAAAGTGGTGGAGACGTGTGCTAGCAAATTGGTGCACTAGAAACATCTCTTAGTTACCTAAAAAAGAAAACATCGCTTAGTTGTCCAACAAAATCACGAGGATACAACACATTGAAAGTGGTGGGAGACATGTGCTAGCTCTATGTGCTAGAAACATCTCTTAGTTGGATAAGATTATAAGTGAGGCCACTGAAAACGATAGGAGATGGCTTTATCAATAAAGCGAGGCCACTGAAAACGATAGGAGATGGCTTTATCAATAAAGCGAGGCGTGGAGTCTTTTTGGGTAAAAGGGGTGGAAGACGTGTGCTAGAAACATCTTTTGGTTAAATGGGTGTGCGAAAAACATCTTTTAGATGTCCAGCGAAATCATGAGTGAGGCACAAGACACTAAAACAGTGTGCGACATATGTTAGATCTATGTGATAGAAACATCTCTTAGCTGTCAGGCAAAACCATAGTTGTACCACGATAGATGAAAGCGGGGAAGACCCACGCTAGATCGCTAGATCTGTGTGCGTGCATATGTTACTCCATCTTTATCTAAAATTTGTGTTGCTTCGTATCATGATAAAGCATGCATGCGTTGTGTTAGTACATACATTACCAGTAGTATTTCAGTTGAGCAGCTAGAATATACACCGATATTACATTTTTTTTAGGTAGACCGACATTTCCCAACATTGGCCACACGCGATGTGTGTTTATCTGGATGCCCTTTTCCTTTCTTTGCAGTTTCTTTAGACAACCTTTCTTTGCATTACGTGCACTACTACCGACTACAGACGTTCCCATTCGCAAAGGGCCGGCCCTAAATCAGCTTTGCTTGAGACCCGATAAATAACTACAAATATTTCACGCGTCTCTATATAAAGGCCGCCGCCGGCCTCCCGCTTCTCCATTCTCTTGTCATCCGTCTCTACTAGTCTCGTGTAGGCAGCAATGGTGTTCGTTCACAAGGGTGGTGTTTGCTGGTTCCTCTTTCTCGTGGCGGTGTTGCTCACTGTTGCGGCCGTAGGAGCGGAGCAGGAGGATGGGGCCACGGCCACCGTCGCcgcggaggtggaggaggaggtcaGTGGGCGTGTCCATGACCAGGGCAACGACATGTGCGACATCAAGTGTCAACACGGGCAACATCTCGCATGGAGACGACGGTGCGTGAACGAGTGCCACAGACAAAAGCTTCATCATTCTCGCAGAGCTTTCTGCGAAATGAAGTGCCAAGATCACTACCACGACCCGTCAAGGATGGAGCTGTGCGTGCACGAGTGCATGAGCTATGGCATCAAGCTCCATGCGGACAGTAACAACGGCGTCGACCGCCACCCCCACGCCTGGGAGGTGGAGGCCGGCTGGGGTGCCGATGCCCAAAGCAACGACATGTGCGACATCAAGTGCCAGCACTGGCAAGACCCTGCCGGGAGACGACGGTGCGTGAACGAGTGCCACAGCCGGGAGCATCATCATCCTAGCAGAGCTTTCTGCGAGATGAAATGTCAACATCACTACCATGACCCGTCAAGGATGGAATTGTGCGTGCACCAGTGCATGAGCTATGGCCTCAATCTCCATGTAGGCGGCAACAACGGCGTCGATGAGCATCCCACCGGCTGATTAACGGTGGGCGGAGCTATCGTTGAGGTCGTGTGACGCTCGCCGCATCGCGCACCTAATAATTATAATAAAATAATAAGGGTTGCGCTTCAATACATCCTCCTTAAATAAACTTTTAAAAAGGCATTTTTTGATCTATATAGGTCACAAGATTAATCCTGTAATAAATACCAAAAATCTGAAGATTAAAATCTGCTAGTAATAATTTGTTATGTATTAATTAGAGCATCCAAATCCAAACCCAAGACCGATTGGCCTAATATTAACATGCATTGCACATATGTAGTATCTACTAGGTGAATAAACAATGCACGCTCTCTCATTCTCATGAATATGCAGACTGGATTTTGTAGGTTTATATTAAATAACTCAATCATATTTGATTTACATATATGATCATAGTTCAATAACTattttaggattttttttaaacagTACAGACATAGACGCTCATACCTATGCACATACGCTCACTCTTATAAATGCACGCACGCACACCCTATCTCCTATGAGCATCTTCGAGGGACCGATCcagcacatcatcttgagattaatGAAGCCGCCACAGACGCCTTCATACTCGACAGGAACATCTCCTCCCAATGAACGACATTGCCGAaaggcctgaaataaatccagaaaaatgtgtgCACCAATGTTAAGTCTAGGACTATCACTCTTCTCCTAACCATTCAATCACAAGTTGGTTCATAACCACTgtccttctaaccatccaaccataggttggttcaCAACTATTTTACGGGTTGAGTGATCATGTTTTCACTTGGTAGGTctcattatatcattgaaagcagcTAAGAAGGCCATTAGACGTTAGTGACAAGACACAAAACGACTCGTAAACATAAatcacatcaaaaattattattattgacaaagggaatatattaatatcatgACATCAAAAAAATTATATTGGTTGTATTCTTCCTTCGCTTTCTCGTCATCCACTGGAGCTTGAAAAATCCTGCTTTCTTGACCCTTCCTCGACGGTTCTGGTCCACGATATCTTCTCTCTATGTCGAGTTTCTTTCTCTATTGCTTCATATTCTTCTTCCTGATGGCATGAGCGGAATGGTTTCGAGGTGTTGCATGTTTTCATATTCCTCTCATGGCAATACATCTTTCTCTCTTATTTTCTGCATCAAAGGGAGGCCCTCTTATGTCATATTTGATTTTAATTAGCTGTTGTTCTCCCTCCTTAACCTCCACTCCATAGGCCTTGCTTGCTCTCTCGTAAGAGTGGTTGGGATCCCCCAAGAGTAAGGGTGTTGTAACCTagcagtaagtatttccctcggttagagCAACAACTAATCGAACCAGTAGGATCACCTAGCAAACAAAGTgagcggtacctgcacacaaagcacAAAACACGCTTGTCCCCAACACAACAAGAGAGTTGTCAAGCCCCTTGTCTTGCTAGTTACAAGATTAAAATGCAAATGATATAGATAGTTGGTAGCAAAGTAAAACGTTAAAGTAAAAGTAGCAATTCCGATGAAGATTTCAGTAATGGATAACAGACTCTCTTGAACAAGCAAGTGGTGttgtgaacaaattacagttgggcaGCGATTAAATTGGAATATTTATATTtatgactatgatcattcatggTATAATCTCATATAGGCATTACATCCATCATAAGTAGAttgttaatccacctacatctactactaatgcTCCACTCaaagaccgttatccagcatgtatACTGAACTATTAAGTTTACAAGAAACGGAGCATTGCAAtaagcatgatgacataatgtagacatcaAAACATCAAGTAGTATGATGAGACaccgtcgttttatccttagtggcaacaatacaacatgTTCTTGTCCCCATtttgtcactgggatatagatcaccgcaagattaGGCAGCTCATGGAGAAGATCAGAGAGANNNNNNNNNNNNNNNNNNNNNNNNNNNNNNNNNNNNNNNNNNNNNNNNNNNNNNNNNNNNNNNNNNNNNNNNNNNNNNNNNNNNNNNNNNNNNNNNNNNNNNNNNNNNNNNNNNNNNNNNNNNNNNNNNNNNNNNNNNNNNNNNNNNNNNNNNNNNNNNNNNNNNNNNNNNNNNNNNNNNNNNNNNNNNNNNNNNNNNNNNNNNNNNNNNNNNNNNNNNNNNNNNNNNNNNNNNNNNNNNNNNNNNNNNNNNNNNNNNNNNNNNNNNNNNNNNNNNNNNNNNNNNNNNNNNNNNNNNNNNNNNNNNNNNNNNNNNNNNNNNNNNNNNNNNNNNNNNNNNNNNNNNNNNNNNNNNNNNNNNNNNNNNNNNNNNNNNNNNNNNNNNNNNNNNNNNNNNNNNNNNNNNNNNNNNNNNNNNNNNNNNNNNNNNNNNNNNNNNNNNNNNNNNNNNNNNNNNNNNNNNNNNNNNNNNNNNNNNNNNNNNNNNNNNNNNNNNNNNNNNNNNNNNNNNNNNNNNNNNNNNNNNNNNNNNNNNNNNNNNNNNNNNNNNNNNNNNNNNNNNNNNNNNNNNNNNNNNNNNNNNNNNNNNNNNNNNNNNNNNNNNNNNNNNNNNNNNNNNNNNNNNNNNNNNNNNNNNNNNNNNNNNNNNNNNNNNNNNNNNNNNNNNNNNNNNNNNNNNNNNNNNNNNNNNNNNNNNNNNNNNNNNNNNNNNNNNNNNNNNNNNNNNNNNNNNNNNNNNNNNNNNNNNNNNNNNNNNNNNNNNNNNNNNNNNNNNNNNNNNNGTACGATCACAGCCGCTGactcccctttaatagtagagataactTAGGGTATTTTGTGTTGGTAGCAGAATTACTCGAGTTAGAGAGAATTCGAAGCAAGGAAAAAAAAGGCATAAGATGAGGTCTAGTAGGGAAAATGTTGTGGCGCTTAAGATGCCAAATAGAGTTGTTTGGTACATAGTACATACCCCCATTCCTACGCTAGTTCGTAAGTGGTGCCCTCCAGTTCTTTGGGCCGTTTTTTACTTCTATTTGTtggtttttccttttcttcttaaaAAATCATACAAATTTTAGAAAATAGTAAAAATATTTTTCAAACTTGTGATTTTATTCTCAAACATTTTTTCTATTCATATTTTGTTGAATTCATGAACACTTTTGAGCtcacatttttttcaaattcatgagctTTTAAAATATTGTGAACAGGTTTCAAACTCACAAATAGTTTTCAGTTGTGtgaacatttttaacattttaaaatattttttaaaatatataCTCCCTCTTAAAAAAATATAACAGCATTTTgattactactttagtgatctgctcttatatttttttatggATGGAGTATCAAATAATCCGACCGGTATTTT
This window harbors:
- the LOC119352254 gene encoding antimicrobial peptides-like, coding for MVFVHKGGVCWFLFLVAVLLTVAAVGAEQEDGATATVAAEVEEEVSGRVHDQGNDMCDIKCQHGQHLAWRRRCVNECHRQKLHHSRRAFCEMKCQDHYHDPSRMELCVHECMSYGIKLHADSNNGVDRHPHAWEVEAGWGADAQSNDMCDIKCQHWQDPAGRRRCVNECHSREHHHPSRAFCEMKCQHHYHDPSRMELCVHQCMSYGLNLHVGGNNGVDEHPTG